The following coding sequences lie in one Spinacia oleracea cultivar Varoflay chromosome 1, BTI_SOV_V1, whole genome shotgun sequence genomic window:
- the LOC110795989 gene encoding transcription factor TGA2.3: protein MPSFIPSLPISNSILTEGNNTSTSRISELGAFEQSLDFRIEDDVDLRNPVFSSLKSSSLTVGADLQFGSFNKLSQPNLASASGSHRENWAESNMADVSPRSDSSSDDTEDRNLQFEAGQTNTRTASDSSERSKEKVTDQKSLRRLAQNREAARKSRLRKKAYVQQLENSRLKLTQLEQELQRARQQGIFISNAGDQSHAIGGNGALAFDAEYSRWLEEQNKMINELRTAVNSHASDTELHTVVDNVATHFNDIFRLKGVAAKADVFHILSGMWKTPAERCFMWIGGFRPSELLKLLVNQLEPLTEQQLVGIYNLQQSSQQAEEALSQGMEALQQSLAETLASGTPGPSGSSGNVANYMGQMAMAMGKLGTLEGFLRQADNLRQQTLQQMHHILTTRQSARAVLSIHDYFSRLRALSSLWLARPRD, encoded by the exons ATGCCGAGCTTTATTCCCTCCCTCCCTATCTCCAATTCTAT TTTAACAGAGGGTAACAACACAAGTACTTCTCGGATTTCTGAACTTGGTGCTTTTGAGCAATCACTTGATTTTCGTATAGAAGATGATGTCGATCTCAGGA ACCCTGTATTCAGTTCGTTGAAGTCTTCTAGTCTGACTGTAGGCGCTGATCTCCAATTTGGATCTTTCAATAAG CTATCACAGCCCAACTTGGCTTCTGCAAGTGGGAGTCATCGTGAAAATTGGGCAGAATCCAATATGGCTGATGTGAGTCCTAGAAGTGATTCTTCATCAGATGATACTGAGGATAGGAATCTACAG TTTGAAGCAGGTCAAACCAACACCAGGACTGCTTCTGATTCCAGTGAGAGATCCAAAGAAAAGGTTACGGATCAAAAG TCACTCCGACGGCTAGCTCAAAATCGTGAAGCTGCTAGAAAAAGCCGCTTACGGAAAAAG gCATATGTACAACAGCTAGAAAATAGCCGACTGAAGCTGACCCAGCTTGAGCAAGAGCTCCAACGAGCCCGTCAGCAG GGAATTTTCATCTCAAACGCTGGTGATCAATCACATGCAATAGGTGGAAATG GTGCCTTGGCTTTTGATGCGGAGTATTCTCGATGGCTAGAAGAACAGAACAAAATGATTAATGAACTGAGGACTGCAGTAAATTCACATGCTAGTGATACTGAACTGCATACAGTTGTTGACAATGTAGCTACACACTTCAATGACATTTTCAGGCTTAAAGGTGTTGCTGCAAAGGCTGATGTCTTTCACATCTTGTCTGGAATGTGGAAGACTCCTGCAGAACGTTGCTTCATGTGGATTGGCGGCTTTCGCCCGTCAGAACTCTTGAAG CTTCTGGTGAATCAGTTGGAGCCCTTGACAGAGCAGCAGTTAGTGGGCATCTACAACTTGCAGCAGTCCTCTCAGCAGGCAGAAGAAGCCTTATCGCAAGGAATGGAAGCACTGCAGCAGTCTCTAGCTGAGACATTAGCCAGTGGTACACCAGGCCCTTCTGGCTCATCCGGCAATGTAGCAAACTATATGGGCCAGATGGCAATGGCCATGGGGAAATTAGGAACTCTTGAAGGATTTCTGCGCCAG GCCGATAACCTACGTCAACAAACACTACAGCAGATGCACCATATATTAACAACTCGACAATCTGCACGTGCTGTTCTATCTATACATGACTATTTCTCAAGGCTTAGAGCGCTCAGTTCTTTGTGGCTTGCTAGGCCGCGTGATTGA
- the LOC130463797 gene encoding uncharacterized protein produces MGHEINDSEWFSLITQLSENHVTMLNRQFSNEEIEKAVFSMKGMKSPGPNDTPPSFFHSLWDKTNQDVCHAIHSFFAGGYMLSETDRTFIALIPKTARPESTAQFRPIGLCNALYKIISKTMVLRLKTIVSDIVGDFQNAFVQGRLLVDNCLLAHEMMNFVKKRKKGIEFMGILKIDFNKVYDRIRWDFVEKNRQKVSSPTVAFVKKTPSPVSLHSMYGGPVKKMIALQDSGEIKGLKIGRRAPRINHLFFADGPLFFFKATPDSCSKLRTALDEFATLSGEVVSLENSFIIFFPNTPSTFVRFMRKPLGVKNRATLGTYLGCPMDIDGRSSSKFDFLYERMVKKTSSWKFNNLSQAGKLLLINSIIIALSSHVLATYMLPKKEPYDKPLHSVFLEFISR; encoded by the exons ATGGGGCATGAAATCAACGATAGCGAGTGGTTCTCTCTCATCACGCAGCTTTCAGAAAACCATGTTACTATGCTGAACAGACAGTTTTCCAATGAAGAGATAGAGAAGGCGGTCTTTAGCATGAAAGGAATGAAATCCCCGGGACCGAACGACACTCCACCATCTTTTTTCCACTCATTGTGGGATAAGACGAACCAGGATGTTTGTCATGCGATTCATAGTTTTTTTGCAGGTGGCTACATGCTATCGGAGACCGatagaactttcattgcactcATCCCGAAAACTGCCAGACCAGAATCTACGGCTCAGTTCAGACCAATTGGTCTATGCAACGCACTATACAAGATCATCTCAAAGACAATGGTGCTTAGACTGAAAACAATAGTGTCTGATATAGTTGGAGACTTCCAAAATGCTTTCGTCCAGGGAAGATTGCTCGTTGATAATTGCCTACTTGCTCATGAGATGatgaattttgtgaaaaaaagaaagaaaggaataGAGTTTATGGGCATACTCAAGATCGACTTCAACAAGGTGTATGATAGGATCAGATGGGACTTCGTTGAAAAG AACCGTCAGAAAGTTTCAAGCCCAACTGTGGCCTTCGTCAAGAAGACCCCCTCTCCCGTATCTCTTCATTCTATGTATGGAGGTCCTGTAAAAAAAATGATCGCTTTGCAAGACAGTGGAGAAATTAAGGGGTTGAAAATAGGAAGAAGGGCACCTCGGATCAATCACTTGTTTTTTGCCGATGGACCACTATTTTTCTTCAAAGCAACACCGGACTCTTGCTCGAAGTTGCGGACTGCCCTCGATGAATTTGCTACATTATCTGGTGAGGTGGTAAGCCTTGAAAACtcgtttattattttttttcctaacACTCCCTCCACCTTTGTTCGCTTCATGAGGAAACCACTGGGAGTGAAAAATAGAGCAACATTGGGAACTTACCTTGGTTGCCCCATGGACATTGATGGGCGCTCTTCATCGAAGTTTGACTTCTTGTATGAGAGAATGGTTAAGAAAACCTCCTCGTGGAAATTCAATAACTTATCTCAAGCGGGAAAGCTTCTGCTCATAAACAGCATCATCATTGCCCTTTCCTCCCATGTTCTAGCCACCTATATGCTCCCAAAAAAAGAACCTTATGACAAGCCTCTTCACTCGGTTTTTCTGGAGTTCATCTCTAGATAA